From the genome of Brevibacterium sp. JSBI002, one region includes:
- a CDS encoding transglycosylase domain-containing protein, whose product MQFVAVSAVAGIVAAGLAIPGVGVATASANSAVEIFDSLPATLEIKDLGEKSTMLAADGSELAEFYWQNRQEVPLDKISQDMQNATIAVEDYRYFEHGGVDIEGIARAAVHNMVSSTTQGGSTLTQQYVKNVLAENAHAEDNAEGVEAAKESEGTAGYARKLREAKLAVAVEKKYDKKEILNRYMNINNYSGSPNVYGVEAAAYRYWGIHAKDLNIQQSAMLAGIVQNPSAFNPQRFPDQVLKRRNTVLGQMLKYDHITQKEYDKAVKTDLDLDLHETPNGCSAAKSKAEFFCNYVQNVIMNDDTFGDTADERLAFLQRGGLKIKTSLNPDIQKIADKEIKKRVPVGDPSGAGHALVTIEPGTGEVIAMAENREYTAGEVKKKDKNKKTSINYTVDKKHNGGGGFQVGSTWKPFVLTAWLKEGKSLNTTVNATKRNFPASSWKYEGCPNMGGDWDPNNAGDGEGKGSMTALEATKKSVNTGYAAMGNQLNMCDIMDTAMDLGIRYGSGEALDYKDKSGFIQALSPSSILGTTETTPIAMAAAFATFANEGEFCGPKPIIEIKDRNGEKLDLPGEGCKRVLDKEVAKGVAYALTQTFNGGTTSSLKIGVPAGAKTGTTNFEVGHTWLLGFTKTLSTAVWTGDPGGTRDWRTNGAGAVRGHIYGATISGKTWQAYMSQAVKETKGNTGFPRPSNKYFSGGGSGGGSSTGGGGGGTGGGGGGGGSHGNGGGGTGGGGNGGGGGGNSGNNGGGGGNNGGGGSDGGSDGGDGGDGGGEAPGLGGN is encoded by the coding sequence ATGCAGTTCGTGGCCGTCAGCGCAGTGGCGGGAATCGTCGCTGCCGGTCTGGCCATTCCCGGAGTCGGGGTCGCAACAGCCAGTGCGAACAGCGCTGTCGAGATCTTCGATTCACTCCCCGCGACCTTGGAGATCAAGGACCTCGGTGAGAAGTCGACGATGCTTGCCGCCGACGGGTCCGAGCTCGCGGAGTTCTACTGGCAGAACCGCCAGGAGGTCCCGCTGGATAAGATCTCGCAGGATATGCAGAACGCGACGATCGCGGTCGAGGACTACCGGTACTTCGAACACGGCGGCGTCGACATCGAGGGTATCGCCCGTGCAGCGGTGCACAACATGGTGTCCTCGACGACTCAGGGCGGATCGACACTGACCCAGCAGTACGTGAAGAACGTATTGGCGGAGAACGCCCACGCCGAGGACAACGCCGAAGGCGTGGAAGCAGCGAAGGAGTCCGAAGGCACCGCCGGCTACGCGCGTAAGCTGCGCGAAGCCAAACTCGCTGTCGCGGTTGAGAAGAAGTACGACAAGAAGGAAATCCTCAACCGCTACATGAACATCAACAACTATTCGGGTTCCCCGAACGTCTACGGTGTCGAAGCCGCCGCCTACCGGTACTGGGGCATCCACGCGAAGGATCTCAACATCCAGCAGTCGGCGATGCTCGCCGGAATCGTGCAGAACCCCTCGGCGTTCAACCCGCAGCGGTTCCCCGACCAGGTGCTCAAGCGTCGCAACACCGTGCTCGGGCAGATGCTCAAGTACGACCACATCACGCAGAAGGAATACGACAAGGCGGTCAAGACCGACCTCGACCTCGACCTGCATGAGACTCCGAACGGCTGTTCGGCAGCCAAGAGCAAGGCAGAATTCTTCTGCAACTATGTTCAGAACGTCATTATGAATGATGACACCTTCGGCGACACGGCTGACGAACGCCTGGCCTTCCTCCAACGTGGCGGTCTGAAGATCAAGACCAGCCTCAACCCCGATATCCAGAAGATCGCGGACAAAGAGATCAAGAAGCGCGTTCCCGTCGGCGACCCCTCCGGCGCCGGCCATGCCCTGGTGACGATCGAACCTGGAACCGGTGAAGTCATCGCCATGGCAGAGAACCGTGAGTACACGGCAGGCGAGGTGAAGAAGAAGGACAAGAACAAGAAGACCTCGATCAACTACACCGTCGACAAGAAGCACAACGGCGGCGGTGGCTTCCAGGTCGGTTCGACGTGGAAGCCCTTCGTCCTGACGGCATGGTTGAAGGAAGGCAAGAGCCTCAACACCACCGTCAATGCGACGAAGCGCAATTTCCCGGCCAGCTCCTGGAAGTACGAGGGCTGTCCGAATATGGGCGGAGACTGGGACCCGAACAACGCCGGCGACGGTGAAGGCAAGGGTTCGATGACCGCGCTCGAGGCGACGAAGAAGTCCGTCAACACGGGCTACGCGGCCATGGGCAACCAGCTGAACATGTGTGACATCATGGATACCGCGATGGACCTCGGCATCCGCTACGGCAGCGGAGAAGCGCTCGACTACAAGGACAAGTCCGGCTTCATCCAAGCACTGTCACCGTCGTCGATCCTCGGTACGACGGAGACCACCCCGATCGCCATGGCCGCGGCGTTCGCGACCTTCGCGAACGAAGGCGAATTCTGCGGACCGAAGCCGATCATCGAGATCAAGGACCGCAACGGCGAGAAACTCGACCTGCCCGGTGAAGGCTGCAAGCGAGTGCTCGACAAGGAAGTGGCCAAGGGCGTCGCCTACGCGCTGACTCAGACGTTCAACGGCGGTACGACGAGCTCGCTGAAGATCGGAGTGCCGGCAGGCGCCAAGACCGGTACGACGAACTTCGAGGTCGGTCACACCTGGCTGCTCGGCTTCACCAAAACCCTGTCCACAGCAGTGTGGACCGGTGATCCGGGGGGTACTCGCGACTGGCGCACCAACGGCGCCGGTGCCGTCAGAGGCCACATCTACGGTGCGACCATCTCCGGTAAGACCTGGCAGGCATACATGAGTCAGGCGGTGAAGGAGACCAAGGGCAACACCGGGTTCCCGAGGCCCAGCAACAAGTACTTCTCCGGCGGCGGCTCCGGCGGCGGTTCGTCCACCGGAGGCGGAGGCGGCGGCACCGGAGGCGGCGGTGGCGGTGGCGGAAGCCACGGCAACGGCGGTGGCGGCACCGGTGGCGGCGGCAACGGCGGCGGTGGAGGCGGCAACTCCGGAAACAACGGAGGCGGCGGCGGAAACAACGGAGGCGGCGGCAGTGACGGCGGCAGTGACGGCGGTGACGGCGGTGACGGTGGCGGCGAGGCGCCTGGCCTCGGCGGCAACTGA
- a CDS encoding metal ABC transporter permease yields MSIPEIFANLFTFEDYGELVALLANSLIAAALLGVVGGLISVFVMARDIPFAVHGVSELSFAGAAFALLVGFDVVTGSIVGSVVAALIIGIGGAKDSEKNAIIGVLMPFGLGLAILFLALYDGRAASKFGLLTGQIVAITPGQILTLITCALAVLVVLAIVWRPLMFSSLDPEVARAKGVPVSVLTIVFMLTLGVAVALSVQVVGVLLVLALLITPAAAATQLSASPVWVPVLSVIFAVTASVGGILIALGSPVVPISPFVTTISFLIYVVCRLVGGRRMKSLHRRRAHRAAEEHNTPIPTP; encoded by the coding sequence ATGAGCATTCCTGAGATCTTCGCCAACCTCTTCACCTTCGAGGATTACGGCGAGCTCGTGGCGCTGCTGGCCAATTCTCTCATCGCCGCGGCGCTGCTCGGCGTCGTCGGCGGCCTCATCAGCGTCTTCGTCATGGCTAGGGACATCCCCTTCGCCGTTCACGGGGTCTCCGAACTCTCCTTCGCCGGTGCCGCCTTCGCTCTGCTCGTCGGCTTCGACGTCGTGACCGGGTCGATCGTCGGGTCCGTCGTCGCCGCACTCATCATCGGCATCGGCGGGGCCAAGGATTCAGAGAAGAACGCGATCATCGGCGTCCTCATGCCCTTCGGCCTGGGACTGGCGATCCTCTTCCTCGCCCTCTACGACGGGCGAGCGGCGAGCAAGTTCGGGCTGCTCACCGGCCAGATCGTCGCCATCACCCCCGGCCAGATCCTCACCCTCATCACCTGCGCGCTGGCCGTACTCGTGGTGTTGGCGATCGTCTGGCGTCCGCTCATGTTCTCCAGCCTCGACCCCGAGGTCGCACGGGCTAAGGGTGTGCCGGTCAGTGTGCTCACCATCGTCTTCATGCTCACCCTCGGCGTCGCAGTGGCGCTGAGCGTGCAGGTCGTCGGTGTCCTCCTCGTCCTCGCCCTCCTCATCACTCCCGCCGCCGCGGCGACTCAGCTCTCGGCCTCTCCGGTGTGGGTTCCGGTGCTCAGCGTGATCTTCGCCGTGACCGCCTCGGTCGGTGGCATCCTCATCGCGCTCGGTTCGCCGGTGGTCCCGATCAGCCCGTTCGTCACGACGATCTCGTTCCTCATCTACGTCGTCTGTCGCCTCGTCGGCGGTCGCCGGATGAAATCCCTGCACCGCCGCCGCGCCCACCGCGCCGCAGAAGAGCACAACACCCCCATCCCCACCCCCTAA
- a CDS encoding metal ABC transporter ATP-binding protein, which produces MAKESDASAPATPREPVIRLRDAELRFGPRVLWHDLDLDVAPGEFLAVLGPNGTGKTSLLKVLLGQNALSAGTAEVGGREVHKGNPAIGYIPQQRGIDPHTPMRGRDLVRMGIDGHRWGMGLLSRGRKKKVEDLLASVGATDYADAPAGTVSGGELQRLRVAQALANDPTVLLCDEPLLSLDLHHQQVVAALLHEQRVKRDAAVVFVTHEINPILPYVDRVLYIVGGHFLIGTPAEVMTTESLSRLYGAPVEVVRVGGRLVVVGGEEECVDHHNLPDDSFDLDGTVVNR; this is translated from the coding sequence ATGGCCAAGGAATCCGACGCTTCCGCACCGGCAACACCACGGGAGCCGGTGATTCGACTGCGCGACGCCGAACTGCGGTTCGGTCCGCGTGTGCTCTGGCACGATCTCGACCTCGACGTCGCGCCCGGGGAGTTCCTCGCCGTGCTCGGCCCCAACGGCACCGGCAAGACCTCCCTGCTCAAGGTGCTGCTGGGACAGAATGCACTGTCGGCCGGCACCGCTGAGGTCGGCGGTCGGGAAGTCCACAAGGGCAATCCCGCCATCGGCTACATTCCGCAGCAGCGCGGAATCGATCCGCACACTCCGATGCGCGGCCGCGATCTGGTGCGCATGGGCATCGACGGTCACCGGTGGGGGATGGGCCTGCTGTCCCGGGGGCGAAAGAAGAAGGTCGAAGACCTCTTGGCCTCCGTCGGCGCCACCGACTATGCCGACGCCCCCGCCGGCACGGTCTCCGGCGGTGAGCTGCAGCGACTGCGTGTGGCCCAGGCCCTGGCCAACGATCCCACGGTGCTGCTCTGCGACGAACCGCTGCTGTCCCTCGATCTGCACCACCAGCAGGTGGTGGCCGCGCTGCTGCACGAACAGCGGGTCAAACGCGATGCCGCCGTCGTCTTCGTCACCCACGAGATCAACCCGATCCTGCCGTATGTCGACCGGGTACTCTATATCGTCGGCGGGCATTTCCTCATCGGCACCCCCGCCGAGGTGATGACCACCGAATCGCTGTCCCGCCTCTACGGTGCTCCGGTCGAAGTGGTCCGCGTCGGCGGCCGCCTCGTCGTCGTCGGCGGTGAAGAGGAATGCGTCGACCACCACAACCTGCCCGATGACTCCTTCGACCTCGACGGGACGGTGGTGAACCGATGA
- a CDS encoding metallophosphoesterase, which yields MKKRALLAGALAAPTAAGIWGAVIEPHLFAIRRHTLPILPAGAESVRILHVADLHLAPWQKHRASWVKALTRLEPDVVVNTGDNLSADIVPDVLDVFSGLLDTPGVFVLGSNDFFSPQAKNPAKYLRSPSEVKHRVNPDLDVGALVRGFEEPTSPSDSTAGGQGWHFLDNTEAALTIKGTRIHFSGLGDAHIDRDLIRWSGGEPGKGELEHPRFDPEAGLRVGVTHAPYSRTLEAFASAGADLIMAGHTHGGQIRVPFWGAPVTNCDLDRTRARGVFPYRKSLVAISAGLGFSPYSPVRFACRPEVSVLELVAKA from the coding sequence ATGAAGAAGCGCGCTCTCCTCGCCGGTGCTCTTGCCGCCCCCACGGCCGCCGGAATCTGGGGTGCGGTCATCGAACCGCACCTCTTCGCCATCCGTCGCCACACCCTGCCGATCCTGCCTGCCGGAGCCGAATCCGTCCGGATTCTCCACGTCGCCGACCTGCACCTGGCTCCCTGGCAGAAGCACCGTGCCTCCTGGGTCAAAGCGCTCACCCGGCTCGAACCGGACGTCGTCGTCAACACCGGAGACAACCTCTCGGCCGACATCGTGCCCGACGTCCTCGACGTCTTCTCCGGTCTGCTCGACACACCCGGTGTCTTCGTCCTGGGGTCGAATGACTTCTTCTCGCCGCAGGCGAAGAATCCCGCGAAGTATCTGCGCTCGCCGTCTGAGGTCAAACACCGAGTGAACCCCGATCTCGACGTAGGGGCCCTCGTCCGCGGATTCGAAGAACCGACATCCCCGTCGGACTCTACGGCCGGCGGTCAGGGATGGCATTTCCTCGACAACACCGAGGCGGCCCTGACGATCAAGGGCACCCGGATCCACTTCTCCGGGCTCGGCGACGCCCATATCGACCGCGACCTGATCCGTTGGAGTGGGGGAGAACCCGGCAAGGGCGAGCTTGAGCATCCGCGGTTCGATCCCGAGGCCGGCCTCAGGGTCGGCGTGACACACGCCCCGTATTCGCGGACCTTGGAGGCGTTCGCCTCGGCGGGGGCGGATCTCATCATGGCCGGACACACTCACGGGGGACAGATCCGCGTTCCCTTTTGGGGTGCGCCGGTGACGAACTGCGACCTGGATCGGACACGCGCACGCGGAGTCTTTCCGTACCGGAAGAGCCTCGTCGCCATCTCCGCCGGACTCGGCTTCTCACCGTACTCACCAGTGCGTTTCGCCTGCCGACCCGAAGTCAGCGTCTTGGAACTCGTCGCAAAGGCCTAG